From one Calditrichota bacterium genomic stretch:
- a CDS encoding sigma-70 family RNA polymerase sigma factor, translated as MARVLAGDRQAFCQLVKEFEGLVGHIVFRMIKEPEERQDLCQEVFLRVYRHLPEFRGDCKLSTWIAQIVYNSCLNWLQKKRPQLYDGDGADGLSLDELPGSHPSPEEAATRQDLRERLEREIMGLAVPYRTVLTLYHVEDMSYEEIGRVTGLPQGTVKSYLFRARKQLKDRLLAHYEREEL; from the coding sequence GTGGCAAGGGTTCTGGCGGGCGACCGCCAGGCCTTTTGCCAGCTGGTCAAAGAGTTCGAAGGGCTGGTGGGGCACATCGTTTTTCGGATGATAAAGGAGCCCGAAGAGCGCCAGGACCTTTGTCAGGAGGTCTTTCTGCGCGTGTATCGCCACCTGCCGGAGTTCCGCGGCGACTGCAAGCTTTCCACCTGGATTGCGCAGATTGTCTACAACAGCTGTCTGAACTGGCTGCAGAAGAAGAGGCCGCAACTCTACGACGGGGACGGAGCAGATGGACTTTCCCTGGACGAGCTGCCCGGCTCCCATCCTTCGCCAGAAGAAGCTGCGACGCGGCAAGACCTGCGCGAACGCTTGGAGCGAGAGATTATGGGCCTCGCAGTTCCCTATAGGACGGTACTGACTCTCTACCACGTCGAGGACATGAGCTATGAGGAGATTGGTAGGGTGACGGGTCTGCCGCAAGGCACGGTAAAGAGCTATCTCTTTCGCGCCAGGAAGCAGCTCAAGGACCGGCTGTTGGCCCACTATGAGCGGGAGGAGCTATGA